One genomic window of Meiothermus cerbereus DSM 11376 includes the following:
- a CDS encoding rhodanese-like domain-containing protein, with translation MWDSFKKLLGLGPKVPRISPKEAQEKLRQGAVLIDVRTPLERKLSKIPGSQGLPLAELAKRWESLPKDKPIICQCESGSRSQQAAEFLAEKGFEAYNLAGGISAWQAAGLPIKKGDIQR, from the coding sequence ATGTGGGATTCGTTCAAAAAACTGCTGGGACTGGGGCCCAAAGTGCCCCGCATCTCGCCCAAAGAAGCCCAGGAAAAGCTCAGGCAGGGGGCCGTGCTGATTGATGTGCGTACCCCCCTCGAGCGCAAACTAAGCAAAATTCCTGGCTCCCAGGGCCTCCCCCTGGCCGAGCTAGCCAAGCGCTGGGAAAGCCTGCCCAAAGACAAGCCCATCATCTGCCAGTGCGAAAGCGGCAGCCGCAGCCAGCAAGCCGCCGAGTTTCTGGCCGAGAAGGGTTTTGAGGCTTACAACCTGGCCGGTGGCATCTCGGCCTGGCAGGCCGCCGGATTACCCATCAAAAAGGGCGACATTCAGCGCTAG
- the pdo gene encoding protein disulfide oxidoreductase — MFLDEKIQAQVREMLAPIQTPVEVVVFTTAGLELPGQEVGLQDETLGLLKEVVALNPNLSLEQRSLHADPEAQALGLNYAPTILLREKGSQRHNIRFLGLPAGYEFSTLIETLLMLGTGETKLGEKSQADLQKVTSPVRMQAFVTPTCPYCPQAVLATYRLAYHNPHIIAEGVEASEFPLLSRRYNISGVPDTIISGATQQRILGGQPDRVFVEAAIKASAGVVA, encoded by the coding sequence ATGTTTTTAGACGAGAAAATTCAAGCCCAGGTGCGCGAAATGCTGGCCCCCATCCAAACCCCGGTGGAGGTGGTGGTCTTTACCACCGCGGGCCTCGAGCTGCCCGGGCAGGAAGTTGGGCTACAGGACGAAACCCTGGGCCTGCTTAAGGAAGTGGTGGCCCTAAACCCCAATCTGAGCCTGGAACAGCGCTCGCTGCACGCCGACCCCGAGGCCCAGGCCCTGGGCCTGAACTATGCGCCCACCATACTGCTGCGGGAGAAAGGCTCACAGCGCCACAACATCCGCTTTTTGGGGCTGCCTGCCGGCTACGAGTTTAGCACCCTGATCGAGACCCTGCTGATGCTAGGCACGGGCGAAACCAAGCTGGGCGAAAAGTCGCAGGCCGACCTGCAAAAGGTTACCTCGCCGGTGCGGATGCAGGCCTTCGTCACCCCCACCTGCCCCTACTGCCCGCAGGCCGTGCTGGCGACCTACCGGCTGGCCTACCACAACCCCCACATCATCGCCGAAGGGGTAGAGGCCAGCGAGTTCCCCCTGCTCTCCAGGCGCTACAACATCTCGGGGGTGCCCGACACCATCATCAGCGGGGCCACCCAGCAGCGCATCCTGGGCGGACAGCCCGACCGGGTTTTTGTCGAGGCGGCCATTAAGGCCAGCGCCGGGGTGGTGGCATGA
- a CDS encoding rhodanese-like domain-containing protein, whose amino-acid sequence MRLAALLLLAFFSWGLAQPKIVTVDDLKAALSNPKAFVIDVRTPQEFAQGHVPGAVNWPLQEIERWWNRVPKDRVVYIHCNTQNRSGVAVRYLMGKGYNNLNLVTGGIQAWMSRGYPISR is encoded by the coding sequence ATGAGGCTAGCAGCCCTTCTGCTGCTGGCTTTTTTCTCCTGGGGCCTGGCCCAGCCCAAAATCGTCACGGTAGACGATCTCAAGGCGGCTTTGTCCAACCCCAAAGCGTTTGTGATTGATGTGCGTACCCCCCAGGAGTTTGCCCAGGGGCACGTTCCCGGCGCGGTCAACTGGCCGCTGCAGGAGATTGAGCGCTGGTGGAACCGGGTGCCCAAAGATCGGGTAGTCTACATTCACTGCAACACCCAGAACCGCAGCGGGGTGGCGGTGCGCTACCTGATGGGCAAGGGCTACAACAACCTCAATCTGGTTACCGGAGGAATCCAGGCCTGGATGTCCCGCGGGTATCCCATCAGCCGGTAA
- a CDS encoding metal-sensitive transcriptional regulator has product MPTSSEPTPNTSFGLNDKTRIIHRLRRLEGQVRGLQKMVEEDRECREILTLLSGVKSALESVGEEILEAYLAQCQADPKPPTPAQLVEVVRLLRK; this is encoded by the coding sequence ATGCCCACCTCTTCTGAACCAACCCCAAACACCAGCTTTGGCCTCAACGACAAAACCCGGATCATCCACCGGCTGCGGCGTCTGGAAGGGCAGGTGCGCGGTCTGCAAAAAATGGTGGAAGAAGACCGGGAGTGCCGGGAAATTCTGACCCTGTTGAGCGGGGTGAAGAGTGCGCTGGAATCGGTGGGGGAGGAGATACTCGAGGCCTATCTGGCCCAGTGCCAGGCTGACCCAAAGCCCCCCACACCCGCGCAACTGGTGGAGGTGGTGCGGCTTTTGCGGAAGTAA
- a CDS encoding DUF4129 domain-containing protein has product MHFFVSGQTRAVAGQPHWVLAAAAGGILLGVAEPELRLGLLLGMGLFVLLWRSRYRDGFLWFAAFPGLLHLLTPLASWEAAWPYWFQTTFLLWVFGVMAGRFQRQERWAVGPGLGLLLLYPSGVVLALLLVLHLAWGLVRELLLAQSLGRRFYWSPAGLLALGLSGALLLLGLGFVQLNWPGLPDRIEQSRPLESPLAPALPEAPEVSGPAVRWVRPGSSPLEPWLPLLNRALEGVQLAMLLILALVLVAAFWGHRARGGVFRGSFVLPVLAVALTWVLLLGGLRGSSQGGGFASPGGLERPTAPLLEWQERAVPPGLTEAGYLLAFLMALGGFFLLLGLLYGVWRLRQPEAGEPPAPPLLGRPRAPRLAPSDPIREAYWTFEQRMRQLGLPRPPSVSPACYMEEISARQPQVKAMLLRLLELYQQVRYGGRPLPQHALEARDLAEEIPRRFPPP; this is encoded by the coding sequence ATGCATTTTTTTGTTTCTGGACAGACCAGAGCGGTTGCGGGGCAGCCCCACTGGGTGCTGGCGGCTGCCGCGGGGGGCATTTTGCTGGGCGTGGCTGAACCAGAGCTGCGCCTGGGGCTGCTGTTGGGCATGGGGCTGTTTGTGCTTTTGTGGCGCAGCCGGTACCGCGATGGCTTTTTGTGGTTCGCTGCCTTTCCCGGCCTTTTGCACCTGCTCACCCCCCTGGCTTCCTGGGAAGCGGCCTGGCCCTACTGGTTCCAAACCACTTTTCTGCTGTGGGTATTTGGCGTGATGGCGGGCAGGTTTCAGCGGCAGGAACGCTGGGCTGTGGGGCCGGGGTTGGGCCTCTTGCTGCTGTACCCCTCGGGTGTGGTGCTGGCCTTGCTGCTGGTTTTGCATCTGGCCTGGGGGTTGGTGCGGGAGCTTTTGCTGGCCCAGAGCCTGGGGCGCAGGTTTTACTGGAGCCCTGCGGGGCTTTTGGCCTTGGGGCTCAGCGGAGCTCTTTTGTTGCTCGGCCTCGGGTTTGTGCAGCTAAACTGGCCGGGCTTGCCAGACCGCATCGAGCAGAGTCGGCCCCTCGAGTCGCCTTTAGCCCCTGCCCTGCCAGAAGCCCCGGAGGTCTCGGGGCCGGCAGTGCGCTGGGTGCGCCCTGGCAGCTCGCCTCTAGAACCCTGGCTGCCGCTCTTGAACCGCGCCTTGGAGGGGGTGCAGCTGGCTATGCTGCTGATTCTGGCCCTGGTGCTGGTGGCGGCCTTTTGGGGCCACCGGGCCAGGGGTGGGGTGTTCCGGGGCTCCTTTGTGCTGCCGGTGCTGGCGGTGGCCCTTACCTGGGTTTTGCTGCTGGGGGGCCTTAGGGGCAGCAGCCAGGGGGGTGGGTTTGCCTCGCCGGGTGGGCTCGAGCGTCCCACCGCCCCTTTGTTGGAATGGCAGGAACGCGCTGTGCCCCCTGGCCTCACCGAAGCAGGCTATTTGCTGGCTTTCTTGATGGCCCTGGGGGGTTTCTTTTTGCTGCTGGGCCTGCTGTACGGGGTGTGGCGCTTGCGGCAACCCGAGGCGGGTGAGCCTCCCGCCCCACCCCTTTTGGGCCGGCCGCGAGCACCCCGCCTGGCCCCATCCGACCCCATCCGCGAGGCCTACTGGACTTTCGAGCAGCGCATGCGCCAACTGGGTCTGCCCAGGCCCCCATCGGTGAGTCCTGCTTGCTACATGGAAGAGATTTCGGCCCGCCAGCCTCAGGTAAAGGCCATGTTGTTGCGGCTGCTCGAGCTCTACCAGCAGGTGCGTTATGGGGGAAGGCCGCTGCCCCAACACGCCCTGGAGGCCCGAGATCTGGCCGAGGAGATACCCCGGAGGTTTCCACCCCCATGA
- a CDS encoding AAA family ATPase, with protein MISSWFQRINQQIEQAIVGKAEVIQEALAALLAGGHLLLEDVPGTGKTTLARVLARSLGLPYRRVQMTPDLLPSDLTGVYVYHNGEFHFRPGPIFTGVLLADELNRATPKTQSALLEAMQEGQVTLEGQTHPLPRPFWVIATQNPIEQEGTYRLPEAQLDRFMCRLRLQYPEPEAEREILRRLREASPEEALQPLTSAEEIVALQQQVRRVHLEPDLEDYLLAIVQATRQAPQVLLGASPRAALALQRFAQAKAALAGRDFVLPDDIQSAVVPVLAHRLLLHYEARLEGAKAEQVLEEIKQHIPVPVEV; from the coding sequence ATGATTTCATCCTGGTTCCAGCGTATCAATCAACAGATCGAACAGGCCATTGTGGGCAAAGCAGAGGTCATCCAAGAAGCTCTGGCCGCGCTCCTGGCCGGAGGACACCTGCTCTTGGAGGATGTGCCAGGAACGGGCAAAACCACCCTGGCAAGGGTGCTGGCCCGCAGCCTGGGCCTGCCGTACCGCCGGGTGCAGATGACCCCCGACCTGCTGCCCAGCGACCTGACCGGGGTTTATGTCTACCACAATGGCGAGTTCCACTTTCGTCCGGGGCCTATCTTTACCGGGGTGCTGCTGGCCGACGAGCTGAACCGCGCCACGCCCAAGACCCAGTCGGCCTTGCTCGAGGCCATGCAGGAGGGCCAGGTTACCCTGGAGGGCCAGACCCACCCCCTACCCCGGCCCTTCTGGGTGATTGCCACGCAAAACCCCATCGAACAGGAGGGAACCTACCGCCTGCCCGAGGCCCAGCTCGACCGCTTTATGTGTCGGCTGCGCCTGCAATACCCCGAACCCGAGGCCGAGCGGGAGATTTTGCGCCGCCTGAGGGAGGCCAGCCCGGAAGAGGCCCTGCAGCCGCTTACCAGCGCAGAGGAGATTGTGGCGCTGCAACAGCAGGTTCGTCGGGTCCACCTCGAGCCCGACCTCGAGGACTACCTGCTGGCCATTGTCCAGGCCACCCGGCAAGCACCCCAGGTCTTGCTGGGCGCGAGCCCCAGGGCTGCGCTGGCTCTGCAGCGCTTTGCCCAGGCCAAAGCCGCCCTGGCTGGGCGCGATTTTGTCTTGCCGGACGATATTCAAAGTGCGGTTGTGCCGGTGCTGGCCCACCGCCTGCTGCTGCACTACGAGGCCCGGCTCGAGGGGGCCAAAGCCGAGCAGGTCTTGGAGGAAATCAAGCAGCACATTCCGGTTCCGGTGGAGGTTTGA
- a CDS encoding DUF58 domain-containing protein yields MSEPMWLWLLPLFLAALLVLGPRWTRARCAVMASKAYLFAGQKAQAQLQLVLQSWIPLYVRVEGKGSAPLGVLAWGGRALVWGEWRLEQAIALLARRRGEHALPAVRLFVRDVLGVLEREVEVRLERGAVVVYPAIHPVLLPNLRRTLLADGHPAVGGMEDATRFVGVRAYVPGDPLRHLHWKATARQGQPMMREFEQVKSSAVWIHLDIQGMGRSGAVYLEHATSLAASLLRAASEDGLAVGLSLGNRTLSVGFGPVHEQRLLAELGRAQPQPDPTPVPIPDPGTNLILLTMLASARVLEGALRARARVSQVHLVALPEGFFLWPGEKGRRVFGLSDEVQRLLQKRAYLVAEGVQVHILRGNQSVLELGS; encoded by the coding sequence TTGAGCGAACCCATGTGGCTTTGGTTGCTGCCGCTCTTCCTTGCGGCTTTGCTGGTGTTGGGGCCGCGCTGGACGCGGGCGCGCTGCGCCGTGATGGCCTCTAAAGCTTACCTTTTTGCGGGCCAAAAGGCCCAAGCCCAGCTCCAGCTTGTGCTTCAGAGCTGGATTCCTCTGTACGTCCGGGTGGAAGGGAAAGGCTCGGCCCCGCTGGGGGTGCTGGCTTGGGGCGGGCGGGCCCTGGTGTGGGGAGAATGGCGTCTAGAACAAGCCATCGCACTGCTGGCCCGGCGTCGGGGGGAGCATGCCCTGCCGGCGGTGCGGCTGTTTGTGCGCGATGTGCTGGGGGTGCTCGAGCGGGAGGTAGAAGTTCGCCTGGAGCGTGGCGCGGTGGTGGTATACCCGGCCATACACCCGGTTTTGCTGCCCAACCTCCGGCGCACCCTGCTGGCCGATGGGCACCCGGCGGTGGGGGGAATGGAGGACGCCACCCGGTTCGTGGGCGTGCGGGCCTACGTCCCGGGCGACCCCCTCCGTCACCTGCACTGGAAGGCTACGGCCCGGCAGGGCCAGCCGATGATGCGGGAGTTTGAGCAGGTTAAGAGCAGTGCGGTCTGGATTCATCTGGACATACAGGGAATGGGTAGGAGTGGGGCTGTTTACCTCGAGCACGCCACCAGCCTGGCGGCCAGTCTGCTGCGGGCGGCCTCCGAAGATGGGTTGGCGGTGGGGCTATCGCTGGGGAACCGCACCCTGTCGGTGGGTTTTGGCCCTGTGCACGAGCAGCGGCTGCTGGCCGAGCTGGGCCGCGCCCAGCCCCAGCCAGACCCCACGCCCGTGCCCATACCCGACCCCGGCACCAACCTGATTCTGCTGACCATGCTGGCCTCGGCCAGGGTTTTAGAAGGGGCGCTGCGCGCCCGCGCGCGGGTCTCCCAGGTGCACCTGGTGGCTTTGCCGGAAGGGTTTTTCCTCTGGCCGGGGGAAAAAGGGCGCCGGGTGTTTGGCCTGAGCGATGAGGTGCAGCGGCTTCTGCAGAAGCGGGCCTATCTGGTGGCAGAGGGCGTGCAGGTGCACATTCTGCGCGGCAACCAGAGCGTTTTGGAGCTGGGAAGCTAA
- a CDS encoding tRNA (cytidine(34)-2'-O)-methyltransferase, with protein MFKVVLYQPEIPQNAGNIARTCAATGAELHLVRPLGFQWNSAKLRRAGLDYWPEVELVLHDSWQAFLESLPQDGRVWAFSSKVSQCYAEVRYQSGDYLLFGPESRGLPPEVLERFPGVTIPMPGRGGRSLNLAVAVGVGLYEALRQVGWGFQATAKGG; from the coding sequence ATGTTTAAGGTGGTGCTGTATCAACCCGAAATACCTCAGAACGCTGGCAACATCGCCCGCACCTGCGCGGCCACCGGGGCCGAGCTGCACCTGGTGCGTCCGCTGGGCTTTCAGTGGAACAGCGCCAAGCTAAGGCGGGCTGGGCTGGACTACTGGCCCGAGGTGGAGCTTGTTCTGCACGATTCCTGGCAGGCTTTTCTGGAATCCTTACCCCAGGATGGCCGGGTCTGGGCCTTTAGCAGCAAGGTTTCCCAATGCTATGCCGAGGTGCGCTATCAATCGGGCGATTACCTGCTTTTTGGCCCGGAAAGCCGGGGCTTGCCGCCGGAGGTGCTGGAGCGCTTTCCTGGGGTAACCATCCCCATGCCCGGCAGGGGCGGGCGCTCGCTCAACCTGGCGGTGGCGGTGGGGGTGGGGCTGTACGAGGCCCTTAGGCAGGTGGGGTGGGGCTTCCAGGCCACTGCAAAGGGCGGTTGA
- a CDS encoding [LysW]-lysine hydrolase, with the protein MDGGISLNPVEFLKGALEIPSVSGQERAVAQYLAEGMKKLGYPKAWVDEADNARGQIGTGPVQVVLLGHIDTVPGMVPVRLEGEKLFGRGSVDAKGPFVTFVLAAAGLAPEVLQKLTIHVVGATEEEVPSSKGARYVVEKLKPDFVVIGEPSSWQGITLGYKGRLLVRVRREKDNFHSAHHEPNAAEELISYFVSIKAWAEAMNVGQGPFNQVQYNLRDFKIEHPDTRQLAEMKFDLRLPPRLSVEEAIRHLSAYAPPTLDLDFSGREVPYAGPKDTPLTRALRIGIRQAGGEPVFKYKTGTSDMNVVAPHWKVPMVAYGPGDSTLDHTPNEHLEIPEFLKAIEALRAALTRLAK; encoded by the coding sequence ATGGATGGTGGCATCAGTCTGAACCCCGTCGAGTTTTTGAAAGGTGCCCTCGAGATTCCTTCGGTTTCGGGGCAGGAGCGTGCGGTGGCGCAATACCTGGCCGAGGGCATGAAAAAACTGGGCTACCCCAAGGCCTGGGTAGATGAGGCCGACAACGCTCGAGGCCAGATCGGCACGGGGCCGGTGCAGGTGGTGCTGCTGGGGCATATCGACACCGTGCCGGGGATGGTTCCGGTGCGGCTCGAGGGCGAAAAGCTGTTTGGCCGCGGCTCGGTAGATGCCAAGGGCCCGTTTGTAACCTTTGTGCTGGCCGCCGCCGGGCTTGCGCCCGAGGTCTTGCAAAAGCTAACCATCCATGTGGTGGGTGCCACCGAAGAAGAGGTGCCTAGCTCCAAGGGGGCCCGCTACGTGGTAGAAAAGCTCAAACCCGATTTTGTGGTGATTGGCGAGCCCTCGAGCTGGCAGGGCATCACCCTGGGCTACAAGGGCCGCCTGCTGGTGCGGGTACGGCGCGAGAAAGACAATTTCCACTCGGCCCACCACGAGCCCAACGCCGCCGAAGAGCTCATCAGCTACTTTGTCAGCATCAAGGCCTGGGCCGAGGCCATGAACGTAGGTCAGGGGCCTTTCAACCAGGTACAGTACAACCTGCGCGACTTTAAGATCGAGCATCCCGATACCCGCCAGCTCGCCGAAATGAAATTTGACCTGCGCCTGCCCCCCCGCCTTTCGGTCGAGGAGGCCATCCGCCATCTGTCGGCCTACGCCCCGCCCACCCTCGACCTCGACTTCTCCGGACGCGAGGTGCCCTATGCAGGCCCCAAGGACACCCCCCTCACCCGCGCTCTGCGGATCGGCATCCGGCAGGCCGGGGGCGAGCCGGTGTTCAAGTACAAAACCGGCACCTCCGACATGAATGTGGTGGCCCCCCACTGGAAAGTGCCCATGGTGGCCTACGGGCCGGGCGATTCGACCCTCGACCACACCCCCAACGAACATCTGGAAATACCCGAGTTCTTGAAGGCCATCGAGGCCTTGCGGGCAGCCCTGACCCGGCTGGCCAAGTAG
- a CDS encoding ferredoxin produces the protein MPHVIVEPCIGTKDKSCVEVCPVECIYDGGDQFYIHPDECIDCGACVPACPVSAIYPEEDVPEQWHDYIAKNRKLAGLE, from the coding sequence ATGCCCCATGTGATTGTCGAACCCTGCATCGGCACCAAGGACAAGTCCTGTGTCGAAGTCTGCCCGGTTGAGTGCATCTACGACGGCGGAGACCAGTTCTACATCCACCCCGACGAGTGCATCGACTGCGGCGCTTGTGTGCCGGCCTGCCCGGTCTCGGCCATCTACCCCGAAGAAGACGTGCCCGAGCAGTGGCACGACTACATCGCCAAAAACCGCAAGCTGGCGGGCCTCGAGTAA
- a CDS encoding alpha/beta hydrolase family protein, protein MKPIWLFPPLLALALWAALRPQPFTWEGEGIRYQRAGVGLFAQICRPLGAIQGAVLLVPGGFGPPTASMLARCRSWAEQGFLGVVPHLRGRGKSDGRITGCLEEAEDLAHLARLLPRLGANRHAYAGYSLGACVALKAAALEGSAKGVVFAIGPVDFEEQVAILRRSRPEALARWREVFGEGPEALARQSPLPQAARLQAPFLILQAGNDPLIPPTQACRLRDAREEIGRKVYQVALTREGETWTQPLSKGRACLRPTGFGPLGEDHLVLFPDLHHDVVPAMEAIAERFLRAWLR, encoded by the coding sequence ATGAAACCCATCTGGCTTTTCCCCCCTCTGCTGGCCCTGGCCCTTTGGGCTGCCCTCAGACCCCAACCCTTTACCTGGGAGGGGGAAGGGATTCGCTACCAACGAGCCGGGGTAGGGCTCTTCGCCCAGATCTGCCGGCCTTTGGGAGCAATCCAGGGAGCAGTCCTCCTGGTTCCTGGGGGATTCGGCCCCCCTACGGCCAGCATGCTGGCCCGCTGCCGCTCCTGGGCAGAGCAAGGCTTCCTGGGGGTGGTGCCCCACCTCCGGGGGCGGGGAAAAAGCGACGGTAGGATCACAGGATGTCTGGAAGAGGCTGAGGACCTAGCTCACCTAGCCCGCCTCCTTCCGAGGTTGGGGGCCAATCGGCACGCCTATGCAGGCTACTCCCTGGGGGCCTGCGTGGCCCTAAAGGCAGCGGCCCTGGAGGGAAGCGCCAAGGGGGTAGTCTTTGCCATCGGCCCCGTGGACTTCGAAGAGCAGGTGGCCATCCTAAGGCGCAGTCGCCCTGAAGCGCTTGCCCGCTGGCGGGAGGTGTTTGGGGAGGGCCCAGAGGCCTTGGCCCGTCAGAGTCCCTTGCCCCAGGCCGCCCGGCTCCAGGCCCCCTTCCTCATCCTCCAGGCAGGGAACGACCCCCTCATCCCCCCCACCCAGGCCTGCCGACTGAGGGACGCACGGGAGGAGATTGGGCGCAAGGTCTACCAGGTAGCCCTCACCCGGGAAGGGGAAACCTGGACCCAGCCGCTCAGCAAGGGTCGGGCTTGCCTCAGACCCACGGGCTTCGGCCCCTTAGGCGAGGATCACCTGGTTCTTTTCCCCGACCTACACCATGACGTGGTTCCCGCCATGGAAGCCATAGCGGAAAGGTTCCTTCGGGCCTGGTTGCGCTGA
- a CDS encoding acyltransferase family protein encodes MDRFPWVEVFRGLAILEVVLHHLLGRFLREVSPETLLWLLLAALNRTLHFAVPAFLFLTALVIGASFLRSFSLGRYLGNRSLRLLWPYLLWSGIYLAFRYWDHGVFQLERVPHQLLWGKAYFHLYFLVVALQLTLLLPLFLPMVRRRVHGGWFLLLGLGATLLIYLLNRHYRFLPYPGSFVLWYLPAIALGLYLASRLELLPRFLRLWPLALGLALLGLGLYLPLALEVLQKRPVNTMHYQLAHWLYTTAMVFLLLALAYRLAQTRWQAPMAFLGRYSLQIYLLHPMVMRLLEKNPGFPEPLGLKPAFLIYLLLAFGLPLLLAHLLTRARVSLALFGR; translated from the coding sequence ATGGATCGTTTTCCCTGGGTGGAGGTTTTCCGTGGCCTAGCCATTTTAGAGGTGGTACTCCACCACCTTCTAGGCCGCTTCCTGCGGGAGGTATCCCCGGAAACCCTCCTCTGGCTCCTCCTGGCCGCCCTAAACCGCACCCTTCACTTCGCCGTACCGGCTTTCCTCTTCCTCACCGCATTGGTGATTGGGGCCAGTTTCCTACGCTCCTTCTCCCTAGGACGCTACTTAGGAAACCGGAGCCTAAGGCTTCTTTGGCCCTACCTCCTTTGGAGCGGGATCTATCTGGCCTTCCGTTACTGGGACCACGGGGTCTTCCAGCTCGAGCGCGTTCCGCACCAATTGCTCTGGGGCAAGGCCTATTTTCACCTTTACTTCCTGGTGGTGGCCCTGCAGCTCACCCTGCTCCTGCCGCTCTTCCTCCCCATGGTGCGCAGGCGGGTCCATGGGGGATGGTTTCTTCTCCTGGGCCTGGGGGCTACCCTCCTCATCTACCTCCTCAACCGCCACTACCGCTTTCTGCCCTATCCGGGGAGCTTCGTTCTTTGGTACCTGCCCGCCATCGCCCTGGGGCTTTACCTAGCCAGCCGCCTGGAACTCCTCCCCCGCTTTCTGCGTCTCTGGCCCCTGGCCCTGGGCCTGGCCCTTCTGGGCCTTGGCCTCTACCTGCCCCTGGCCCTGGAAGTCCTCCAAAAGCGTCCCGTGAACACCATGCACTACCAGCTAGCCCACTGGCTTTACACCACCGCCATGGTCTTCCTCCTGCTGGCCCTGGCCTACCGTCTGGCCCAGACCCGCTGGCAAGCTCCCATGGCCTTCCTGGGCCGCTACTCCCTGCAAATCTACCTCCTCCACCCTATGGTCATGCGCCTTCTGGAGAAAAATCCGGGCTTCCCCGAGCCTCTAGGGCTCAAGCCGGCCTTTTTGATCTACCTCCTCCTGGCCTTTGGCCTCCCCCTTCTCCTGGCCCATCTCCTCACCCGGGCCCGGGTCTCTTTAGCCCTCTTCGGACGATGA
- a CDS encoding MFS transporter — protein sequence MTPPRGEPHRSQLLAIWEGVLAILFINWSTGVVMTGYALWLGAPPVALAILGALPMVGQLAAPLALFFRGSRKDLSANLSAFGRGLFVLVLFVPLMPEPWRIPGLLIIAALTQLILAPVSVLWTSWMADLVPEQKRGRYFGLRNGVLGLVGTLGNLAAGGLIDALGKPWGFLLALGLAVVAGVGATFILRQQYEPPLVSTPPRPSEFIEPLSDRRFRGFLGFVVLFLGAVSVGGPFVFPLFLEYARMNFTQVGLWTVIAASCGLVLSPLWGRLADRIGHWQVLLFSSSVAALVLPPLWLAGGPGQLQTIWISAVCDALAWGGIGTALTNVALQSASPEKRNLYLAWYWMAFAVGGILGSLLGGALGSLHQQLKLFPSPYHLPILVSMLLRVVAVYYLWWRIRRDKKRAAALRAQA from the coding sequence GTGACACCGCCCAGGGGAGAGCCCCATCGTTCACAGCTTTTGGCTATCTGGGAGGGCGTGCTGGCCATCCTGTTTATCAACTGGAGCACCGGTGTGGTCATGACCGGCTATGCGCTATGGCTGGGCGCGCCCCCCGTGGCCCTGGCTATTCTGGGCGCACTGCCCATGGTAGGGCAACTGGCCGCCCCCCTGGCCCTTTTTTTTCGCGGCAGCCGCAAGGATTTGAGCGCCAACCTCTCGGCCTTTGGGCGCGGCCTGTTTGTGCTGGTGCTGTTCGTGCCCCTGATGCCCGAACCCTGGCGCATCCCTGGCCTCTTGATAATTGCCGCACTTACCCAGCTCATTCTGGCTCCGGTCAGTGTGCTCTGGACAAGCTGGATGGCCGATCTGGTGCCCGAACAGAAGCGCGGGCGCTACTTTGGTTTGCGCAACGGGGTGCTGGGTCTGGTGGGCACCCTGGGCAACCTGGCCGCGGGCGGCCTGATTGACGCACTGGGCAAGCCCTGGGGCTTTTTGTTGGCGCTGGGCCTTGCGGTGGTCGCAGGTGTTGGCGCCACCTTCATTTTGCGCCAGCAGTATGAACCACCCCTGGTAAGCACACCCCCCCGCCCCTCCGAGTTCATAGAACCCCTATCCGACCGGCGCTTCCGGGGGTTTTTGGGCTTTGTGGTGCTTTTTTTGGGCGCGGTGAGCGTGGGCGGGCCGTTTGTGTTTCCGCTGTTCCTCGAGTACGCCCGCATGAACTTCACCCAGGTGGGGCTCTGGACCGTGATTGCCGCGAGCTGTGGGCTGGTGCTGAGCCCCTTGTGGGGCCGCCTGGCCGACCGGATTGGGCACTGGCAGGTTTTGCTCTTTAGCAGCAGTGTAGCAGCACTGGTATTGCCCCCGCTGTGGCTGGCAGGGGGGCCAGGGCAACTACAAACCATCTGGATCTCGGCGGTTTGCGATGCCCTGGCCTGGGGGGGTATCGGAACCGCCCTGACCAACGTAGCCCTGCAAAGCGCCTCGCCGGAAAAACGCAACCTCTACCTGGCCTGGTACTGGATGGCCTTTGCGGTGGGTGGAATTCTGGGCTCGCTGCTGGGCGGGGCCCTGGGCAGCCTGCATCAGCAGCTCAAGCTGTTCCCCAGCCCCTACCACCTGCCCATCCTGGTCTCGATGCTTTTGCGGGTAGTAGCGGTATACTACCTGTGGTGGCGGATTCGGCGTGATAAGAAGCGGGCTGCAGCGCTAAGAGCACAGGCATGA